In the genome of Desulfovibrio desulfuricans, one region contains:
- a CDS encoding bifunctional folylpolyglutamate synthase/dihydrofolate synthase — MNNMFTTPADIQRHLDSLGLFHMDMGLGRMRRALAALSLTRPPFVVAQVLGTNGKGSTSAFLASLAMAHGCRVGLYTSPHFVSPTERIRIGGPEHGVCAPWPAESWVESANQVMAVAPDLTYFEFLTVLALLVFAREGVELAVLEAGLGGRHDATTAVAADLLCYAPIALDHRDIIGPTLADIAADKAAAIRGPAPVCSVAQFPDAANALDVAARAHKAPLIKASPIAAGSRLGLNGPHQRTNAGLALAAWQQLAPLLHKNAHDAQAQTHGLAQAFMPGRLQRLPGVDGLLPPLLLDGAHNPHGMAALIKALRADGLKPAGAVFSCLADKDWLPAAQMLKHYLGEAPMFVITLDNHRAAAAEDIVEACNSLPPATAQALPQGPQALAQALTLAQAVPEASEARPILMTGSLYLLSEFFTLHPQGLLQPQARQA; from the coding sequence ATGAATAACATGTTCACCACTCCTGCGGATATTCAGCGCCATCTGGACAGCCTGGGACTTTTTCATATGGATATGGGGCTTGGCCGCATGCGCCGGGCGCTGGCAGCTCTGAGCCTTACCCGCCCGCCCTTTGTTGTGGCGCAGGTACTGGGCACAAACGGCAAGGGATCCACATCGGCATTTTTGGCTTCGCTTGCCATGGCGCACGGCTGTCGTGTCGGCCTGTACACCTCGCCGCACTTTGTCAGCCCCACCGAGCGCATCCGCATCGGCGGGCCAGAGCATGGCGTATGCGCCCCGTGGCCTGCGGAATCATGGGTCGAATCGGCCAATCAGGTTATGGCCGTCGCCCCCGACCTGACCTACTTTGAATTTCTTACCGTACTCGCCCTGCTGGTTTTTGCGCGTGAAGGCGTGGAGCTTGCCGTGCTTGAAGCTGGCCTTGGCGGCAGGCATGATGCAACAACCGCCGTGGCCGCCGACCTTTTGTGCTATGCCCCCATTGCCCTCGATCATAGGGATATCATCGGCCCCACGCTTGCCGACATTGCCGCCGACAAGGCCGCTGCCATACGCGGCCCAGCGCCTGTATGCAGCGTCGCGCAGTTTCCTGACGCCGCCAATGCGCTGGATGTAGCCGCCCGCGCCCACAAAGCGCCACTCATCAAGGCCAGCCCCATAGCCGCCGGTTCGCGCCTTGGGCTTAACGGCCCGCACCAGCGCACCAACGCCGGTCTGGCGCTTGCTGCCTGGCAACAACTCGCCCCGCTGCTGCACAAAAATGCCCACGATGCCCAGGCGCAGACGCATGGTCTGGCGCAGGCATTCATGCCGGGCCGCCTGCAACGCCTGCCCGGCGTCGACGGCCTGCTGCCCCCGCTGCTGCTTGACGGGGCGCACAATCCGCACGGCATGGCAGCCCTTATCAAGGCTTTGCGCGCCGACGGCCTCAAACCTGCCGGGGCCGTCTTTTCCTGTCTGGCGGACAAAGACTGGCTGCCCGCCGCCCAAATGCTCAAGCACTACCTTGGCGAAGCCCCCATGTTTGTGATCACGCTCGACAACCACCGGGCCGCCGCCGCAGAAGACATTGTCGAGGCCTGCAACAGCCTGCCGCCCGCCACGGCCCAGGCCCTGCCGCAGGGGCCGCAGGCGCTGGCACAGGCGCTGACGCTGGCGCAGGCTGTGCCAGAGGCCAGCGAAGCACGCCCCATACTTATGACAGGCTCGCTGTATCTGCTGTCGGAATTTTTTACGCTGCATCCGCAGGGATTGCTGCAGCCACAGGCCCGGCAAGCCTGA
- a CDS encoding LuxR family transcriptional regulator — MNGCLDDFLTGLGATESVHETWRATTSFLKSLGFDLMMYGYAGTTGIAVEVETLSNFPAAYQQRYQTEQYYRNDPVVQHCMGSLAPLRVGRDSLPLWPDRGHHLTRVQRRIVNEAAECGMSVGIVIPLRAPGRYPIAGMSLSNDMRPVEFEHLMAEWGYVAQIAALHAHTRMQIQLQGVERSAGDLTLTGRERECLLWVAQGLSSREIAVKLGVGTKTVDYHIAKAMGELEVATRSHAVARAIAFGLLDV, encoded by the coding sequence ATGAACGGCTGCCTTGACGATTTTCTCACGGGCCTTGGCGCTACCGAATCCGTCCACGAAACGTGGCGCGCGACCACCTCTTTTCTGAAATCATTGGGATTTGACCTCATGATGTACGGCTATGCCGGAACCACCGGCATAGCCGTTGAGGTCGAAACCTTGTCCAACTTTCCGGCCGCCTATCAGCAGCGCTACCAAACGGAGCAGTATTATCGCAACGACCCGGTTGTGCAGCATTGCATGGGCAGCCTTGCGCCATTGCGGGTTGGCCGCGATTCTTTGCCCCTTTGGCCGGACCGAGGCCACCACCTGACGCGGGTTCAGCGCCGCATCGTCAACGAGGCCGCGGAGTGCGGCATGTCCGTTGGCATTGTCATTCCCCTGCGCGCCCCCGGCCGGTACCCCATTGCGGGCATGTCGTTGTCAAACGATATGCGGCCCGTTGAGTTTGAACATCTCATGGCGGAATGGGGGTATGTTGCCCAGATTGCCGCGCTGCATGCACACACCCGAATGCAGATACAGCTTCAAGGGGTGGAGCGCAGCGCTGGCGATCTCACGCTGACCGGGCGGGAACGGGAATGCCTGCTGTGGGTTGCACAGGGGCTGTCGAGCAGGGAAATTGCCGTGAAGCTTGGGGTGGGGACGAAAACAGTAGACTACCATATTGCGAAGGCAATGGGGGAACTTGAGGTCGCAACCCGCAGCCATGCGGTTGCGCGCGCCATCGCCTTTGGTTTGCTTGACGTTTGA